A DNA window from Haloactinospora alba contains the following coding sequences:
- the tuf gene encoding elongation factor Tu — protein MAKAKFERTKPHVNVGTIGHIDHGKTTLTAAITKVLHEAYPELNPFTPFEDIDNAPEEKERGITISVAHVEYETQERHYAHVDCPGHADYVKNMITGAAQMDGAILVVAATDGPMPQTKEHVLLARQVGVPYIVVALNKADMVDDDEIFDLVELEIRELLTEYEFPGDDVPITRVSALKALEGEEQWTQAVLDLMKSADEKIPEPQRPVDQPFLMPIEDVFSITGRGTVVTGRVERGQVKTQDPVEIVGIKEDKQSTTVTGVEMFRKILDYGEAGDNVGLLLRGVKREDVERGQVVTKPGSTTPHTEFQAQVVILSKDEGGRHTPFFNNYRPQFYFRTTDVTGVVTLPEGTEMVMPGDNTEMSVQLIQPVAMEEGLKFAIREGGRTVGAGRVTKIIK, from the coding sequence GTGGCGAAGGCCAAGTTCGAGCGGACCAAGCCGCACGTCAACGTAGGCACCATCGGTCACATTGACCACGGGAAGACCACGCTTACCGCGGCGATCACCAAGGTTCTGCACGAGGCGTACCCGGAGCTCAATCCGTTCACGCCGTTCGAGGACATCGACAACGCGCCGGAGGAGAAGGAACGTGGCATCACGATCTCCGTCGCGCACGTCGAGTACGAGACCCAGGAGCGCCACTACGCGCACGTGGACTGCCCCGGGCACGCCGACTACGTGAAGAACATGATCACCGGCGCGGCCCAGATGGACGGCGCCATTCTGGTGGTCGCCGCCACTGACGGCCCCATGCCGCAGACCAAGGAGCACGTCCTCCTCGCCCGCCAGGTCGGCGTCCCCTACATCGTTGTCGCGCTGAACAAGGCCGACATGGTGGACGACGACGAGATCTTCGACCTGGTCGAGCTGGAGATCCGGGAGCTGCTCACCGAGTACGAGTTCCCGGGCGACGACGTCCCGATCACCCGCGTCTCCGCGCTCAAGGCGCTGGAGGGCGAGGAGCAGTGGACCCAGGCCGTCCTGGACCTCATGAAGTCCGCGGACGAGAAGATCCCGGAGCCGCAGCGGCCCGTCGACCAGCCCTTCCTGATGCCGATCGAGGACGTCTTCTCGATCACCGGCCGCGGGACCGTGGTCACCGGCCGCGTGGAGCGGGGCCAGGTCAAGACCCAGGACCCGGTCGAGATCGTCGGGATCAAGGAGGACAAGCAGTCCACCACGGTCACCGGCGTCGAGATGTTCCGCAAGATCCTCGACTACGGCGAGGCCGGCGACAACGTCGGCCTGCTGCTCCGTGGCGTCAAGCGTGAGGACGTGGAGCGCGGCCAGGTTGTCACCAAGCCGGGCAGCACCACTCCGCACACGGAGTTCCAGGCCCAGGTCGTCATCCTGTCCAAGGACGAGGGCGGACGGCACACGCCGTTCTTCAACAACTACCGGCCCCAGTTCTACTTCCGCACCACGGACGTCACCGGCGTGGTCACGCTGCCGGAAGGCACCGAGATGGTCATGCCCGGCGACAACACCGAGATGAGCGTCCAGCTGATCCAGCCGGTCGCCATGGAGGAGGGCCTCAAGTTCGCCATCCGCGAGGGTGGCCGGACCGTGGGCGCCGGTCGCGTCACCAAGATCATCAAGTAG
- the fusA gene encoding elongation factor G, whose protein sequence is MATTALDLAKVRNIGIMAHIDAGKTTTTERILFYTGVNYKLGEVHDGAATMDWMKEEQSRGITITSAATTTHWDDYTLNIIDTPGHVDFTVEVERALRVLDGAIAVFDAKEGVEPQSEQVWRQADRYGVPRICFINKMDKVGAEFQRCVDMFSEQLDANPLPIQLPIGAESDFKGVIDLVRMQAYVWSDEAAKGEMYDTIPIPESHAEAAREGHDKLIEILAEADEEIMELYLEGEVPTVEQLVPAIRRATIAGTAVPVLCGTAFKNKGVQPLLDAVTAYLPSPLDIDAVNGFDPKDSEKATELSRKPSEEEPFSALVYKIETDQHLGKLTYIRVYSGVLETGTQVLNSAKGRKERIGKIYRIHSNKREEIQRVGAGDIVGVMGLKDTTTGETLSDATNPIMLESLSFPAPVIQVAIEPKTKSDQDKLSQAIQRLADEDPTFQVSSDEETGQTVVSGMGELHLEVLVNRMRDEFKVEANIGKPQVAYRETIRKKVQNVEYTHKKQTGGSGQFGRVIIDVEPLAGEDDSAGYEFVNNITGGRIPKEYIPSVDAGCQEAAEFGILAGYPLVGIKVSLQDGQYHSVDSSEMAFKVAGSMAFKEAVPQAKPVLLEPVMAVEVTTPEDYMGDVIGDLNARRGQVQSMEERAGSRVIKAQVPLSEMFGYVGDLRSRTQGRAQYTMVFDSYAEVPSAVAQEIVAKARGE, encoded by the coding sequence ATGGCTACCACTGCTCTTGACCTTGCCAAGGTCCGCAACATCGGGATCATGGCGCACATCGACGCGGGTAAGACCACGACGACTGAGCGGATCCTTTTCTACACCGGGGTGAACTACAAACTCGGTGAGGTCCATGACGGCGCGGCCACCATGGACTGGATGAAGGAGGAGCAGTCGCGCGGGATCACCATCACGTCCGCTGCGACCACGACGCACTGGGATGACTACACCCTCAACATCATCGACACGCCCGGCCACGTGGACTTCACGGTCGAGGTGGAGCGCGCTCTCCGGGTGCTCGATGGCGCGATCGCGGTGTTCGACGCCAAGGAAGGGGTCGAGCCGCAGTCCGAGCAGGTGTGGCGTCAGGCGGACCGCTACGGCGTTCCGCGTATCTGTTTCATCAACAAGATGGACAAGGTGGGGGCCGAGTTCCAGCGCTGCGTGGACATGTTCTCGGAGCAGCTGGACGCGAACCCTCTGCCGATCCAGTTGCCCATCGGCGCCGAGTCCGACTTCAAGGGCGTGATCGACCTCGTCCGCATGCAGGCCTACGTCTGGAGCGACGAGGCCGCCAAGGGCGAGATGTACGACACGATCCCCATCCCGGAGTCGCACGCCGAGGCGGCGCGCGAGGGGCACGACAAGCTCATCGAGATCCTGGCCGAGGCCGACGAGGAGATCATGGAGCTCTACCTGGAGGGCGAAGTGCCCACGGTGGAGCAACTCGTCCCGGCCATCCGGCGGGCGACCATCGCCGGTACCGCTGTTCCGGTGCTGTGCGGCACGGCGTTCAAGAACAAGGGCGTGCAGCCCCTGCTCGACGCGGTGACCGCCTACCTGCCCTCGCCGCTGGACATCGACGCGGTCAACGGGTTCGACCCCAAGGACAGCGAGAAGGCGACCGAGCTCAGCCGCAAGCCGAGCGAGGAGGAGCCCTTCTCCGCCCTGGTGTACAAGATCGAGACCGACCAGCACCTTGGCAAGCTGACCTACATCCGGGTCTACTCCGGCGTGCTGGAGACCGGAACACAGGTGCTCAACAGCGCCAAGGGGCGCAAGGAGCGCATCGGTAAGATCTACCGGATCCACTCCAACAAGCGCGAGGAGATCCAACGGGTCGGAGCCGGCGACATCGTCGGCGTGATGGGGCTGAAGGACACCACGACGGGGGAGACCCTGTCGGACGCGACCAACCCCATCATGCTGGAGTCGCTCTCCTTCCCGGCGCCCGTGATCCAGGTGGCGATCGAGCCGAAGACGAAGAGTGACCAGGACAAGCTCTCCCAGGCGATCCAGCGGCTCGCCGACGAGGACCCGACCTTCCAGGTCTCCAGCGACGAGGAGACCGGTCAGACCGTGGTCTCGGGCATGGGCGAGCTGCACCTGGAGGTACTCGTCAACCGCATGCGGGACGAGTTCAAGGTTGAGGCGAACATCGGCAAGCCGCAGGTGGCTTACCGGGAGACCATTCGCAAGAAGGTCCAGAATGTCGAGTACACCCACAAGAAGCAGACGGGTGGCTCCGGACAGTTCGGGCGCGTCATCATCGATGTGGAGCCGCTCGCGGGCGAGGATGACAGCGCCGGTTACGAGTTCGTCAACAACATCACTGGCGGCCGCATCCCCAAGGAGTACATCCCCTCGGTGGACGCGGGCTGCCAGGAGGCCGCGGAATTCGGTATCCTCGCCGGGTATCCGCTTGTCGGCATCAAGGTGTCGCTGCAGGACGGCCAGTACCACAGCGTCGACTCCTCGGAGATGGCGTTCAAGGTCGCCGGTTCCATGGCCTTCAAGGAGGCGGTGCCCCAGGCGAAGCCGGTCCTGCTGGAGCCGGTCATGGCGGTCGAGGTCACCACGCCCGAGGACTACATGGGCGACGTGATCGGCGACCTCAACGCCCGGCGGGGCCAGGTCCAGTCGATGGAGGAACGCGCCGGCAGCCGGGTCATCAAGGCCCAGGTGCCCCTATCGGAGATGTTCGGCTACGTGGGAGACCTGCGCAGCCGTACGCAGGGTCGAGCCCAGTACACGATGGTGTTCGACTCCTACGCGGAGGTCCCGTCCGCTGTCGCCCAAGAGATTGTGGCGAAGGCCCGCGGCGAATAA
- the rpsG gene encoding 30S ribosomal protein S7 gives MPRKGPAPKRQLITDPVYGSPLVTALINKVLLDGKRSKAQSIVYGALEGAREKTGQEPLVVLKRGLDNVKPSLEVRSRRVGGATYQVPVEVRSSRSTTLALRWLVTYSRKRREKSMTERLMNELVDASNGLGASVKRREDTHKMAESNRAFAHYRW, from the coding sequence ATGCCGCGCAAGGGTCCGGCGCCGAAGCGCCAGCTCATCACCGATCCGGTCTACGGATCGCCGCTCGTTACCGCGCTGATCAACAAGGTGCTGTTGGACGGGAAGCGTTCCAAGGCACAGAGCATCGTCTACGGTGCGCTCGAGGGCGCCCGGGAGAAGACCGGCCAGGAGCCGCTCGTGGTGCTCAAGCGCGGCCTGGACAACGTGAAGCCCTCCCTCGAGGTGCGTAGCCGGCGCGTGGGCGGTGCCACGTACCAGGTGCCGGTCGAGGTCCGCTCCTCGCGCAGTACCACGCTGGCTCTGCGGTGGCTGGTCACCTACTCCCGGAAGCGCCGGGAGAAGTCGATGACCGAGCGCCTCATGAACGAGCTGGTCGACGCCAGCAACGGCCTCGGCGCCAGCGTGAAGCGCCGTGAGGACACGCACAAGATGGCGGAGTCGAACCGGGCGTTCGCCCACTACCGCTGGTAA
- the rpsL gene encoding 30S ribosomal protein S12: MPTIQQLVRKGRQDKVAKNRTPALKGSPQRRGVCTRVYTTTPKKPNSALRKVARVKLSSGTEITAYIPGIGHNLQEHSIVLVRGGRVKDLPGVRYRIVRGSLDTQGVRNRKQARSRYGAKKEKK; this comes from the coding sequence GTGCCCACTATCCAGCAGCTGGTCCGCAAGGGCCGACAGGACAAGGTCGCGAAGAACAGGACTCCGGCGCTCAAGGGGAGTCCGCAGCGTCGTGGGGTGTGCACGCGTGTCTACACCACGACGCCGAAGAAGCCGAACTCCGCGCTGCGCAAGGTCGCCCGTGTGAAGCTGAGCAGTGGCACCGAGATCACGGCCTACATTCCCGGCATCGGGCACAACCTGCAGGAGCACTCCATCGTGCTCGTGCGGGGAGGCCGTGTGAAGGACCTGCCGGGTGTCCGTTACCGGATCGTCCGCGGTTCACTCGACACTCAGGGCGTCCGTAACCGCAAGCAGGCGCGTAGCCGTTACGGCGCTAAGAAGGAGAAGAAGTAA